One genomic region from Uloborus diversus isolate 005 chromosome 2, Udiv.v.3.1, whole genome shotgun sequence encodes:
- the LOC129217178 gene encoding mitochondrial ribonuclease P protein 1 homolog codes for MNNLKKILVSNKLCQFVFHYGSRTFSTNSSTQHKACLNLFVSSPFYPKNARTMHHSFYCLQTPTNVEVEKDSSRNVGSQQHDELESKTIKYSELATDVEKRKKIHMILMEHEVAKLEGKKVPSKISVEDMSELLSMYSFSSRVKYMGFLFEKEIRRAADKRKKEVKRKEREAWLVEKENLKPAEHIQYGIGHNTMVIRVRKKSVFRYQNQRLANAVLFGQKMIIDMDYDCYMRRQDCHNCGEQLLELYGSNRKNRYPFDLMFCNVDLKSSTMAAFSRYMPNVYSPDNFITLTDMSYLDIFPKEKLIYINPYAKEPMKTYDPNAVYILGGLVDKCIREPVVMAKAKREGIRAVHLPYDEYLMWGRGNKSLPLNQVLEILLEMKNTHDWNKAFRYVPQRKLVRSLDLFSEF; via the exons atgaataatttaaagaaaatactgGTATCTAATAAACTTTGTCAGTTTGTTTTTCATTACGGAAGTAGAACTTTTTCTACTAATTCATCAACCCAGCACAAAGCATGcctaaatttatttgtttcatcTCCTTTTTATCCGAAAAATGCGAGAACGATGCACCacagcttttattgtttacaaacACCTACCAATGTTGAAGTTGAAAAAGACTCCAGCAGAAATGTTGGATCGCAACAGCATGATGAACTGGAATCCAAAACTATTAAATATTCAGAACTAGCTACTgatgttgaaaaaagaaagaagattcaTATGATTCTAATGGAGCACGAAGTAGCGAAATTAGAAGGCAAGAAAGTTCCCTCGAAAATATCAGTCGAAGACATGAGTGAACTTTTAAGCATGTATTCTTTTTCTTCGAGAGTTAAGTACATGGGCTTCTTGTTCGAAAAAGAAATTAGGAGGGCTGCCGATAAGCGAAAAAAAGAAGTCAAACGAAAAGAGAGAGAAGCATGGttagttgaaaaagaaaatttaaaaccaGCTGAACACATTCAATATGGCATTGGTCATAATACAATGGTCATCAGGGTGAGAAAGAAGAGTGTTTTTCGATACCAGAATCAAAGGCTTGCAAATGCTGTATTGTTCGGTCAGAAAATGATCATCGACATGGATTACGACTGTTACATGCGCAGGCAAGACTGTCATAATTGTGGAGAACAACTCCTGGAACTCTATGGCTCAAATAGGAAGAACAGATATCCCTTTGATTTAATGTTTTGCAATGTTGATCTTAAAAGCTCAACTATGGCAGCATTCAGCAGATACATGCCCAATGTATACTCGCCTGATAATTTTATTACTCTGACAGATATGAGTTATCTTGATATTTTTCCGAAGGAAAAATTAATATACATAAACCCATATGCAAAAGAGCCAATGAAAACTTATGATCCAAATGCTGTATATATATTGG gTGGCTTAGTTGATAAATGCATTAGGGAACCTGTAGTTATGGCAAAAGCCAAAAGAGAAGGTATACGAGCTGTACATTTACCATATGATGAATATTTAAT GTGGGGAAGAGGTAATAAAAGTCTTCCCTTAAATCAAGTGCTAGAAATATTGTTGGAAATGAAAAATACTCATGACTGGAACAAAGCATTTCGTTATGTGCCTCAAAGGAAACTTGTTCGTAGCCTCGAtttgttttcagaattttaa